The following DNA comes from Peromyscus leucopus breed LL Stock chromosome 2, UCI_PerLeu_2.1, whole genome shotgun sequence.
AGCTTGCCCATCCCAGGGGAGATAGGTAGTAGAAACCAGCTGGATCAACGGATCTAGATGGATCTACATTTTAGATTGATAGGCATCAAAAGTCTGTGTTGTTAGCAGTTGAGTGCGGATTCAAATCCAGACCCCACTGTCCCCTGTTCTATAATATCTGGCCTCTAACACAAACACTGCAATCATCTTCACCTCCATTTAGACTGAATTCTGCCCGTGGTTTTATGGAATGTGATTTTAACCTAGGTTAAAAATAATCTGCTGTTTACTTTCTGTGCAGAATCTCAGATACTGTAATCCTGATCCAAAGTTTgaacattttatatgaaaaaaaaaaaccttcattttcCAATGTGAAATATATGCTTTCTGTCCTCTATTATTGACTAGGCAGGTCAGGTTTCCCACACAATGACATCTAAAGTGGATGTGAATTGTATTTGGAACCTTTGCTAAACTCTTTGTGAAAATGGATGATGTGGGAGACAAACTTGAACTTCACATGGTGAAAACATAGGACTTGGAGTTTGGTTCCTGGCTCTACCACATCCCAGGTTTCAACTCTCTAATTCTTTGTAAAGGAAAAAAGTGGTTCTGACCTCAGTGAGTTGTGGTAGAAATCAGATAACATCAAGTGAAACGTTTATTTTTACAGTAATTCTTGATAAATGGCCATCTCCCTTTTCAGGATCTAGAAAAGAATTTGGAATCCCCAAGTGGTGGCATTCTGTAGCAGGCATTTAAGAACCAGTAAGGGGATACAGATAAAAAGACTGGTCAGGAATATCCTCTGTCGCTAGCTTGCCAAACTCAGATTGAGGATTGAGTCCATGTTAAAGTGAAGATCCACCTGCACCCGCCCCTCACATCTCCTGTGAGAGACAGAGCTGTGAAGGGTTCCTCACTGCTGATTAAGAACAGTGTCCAGACTCACAGTGATTCCATTTCCAAGTCcgtgtcttttgtctttttgggAAATGTTAGAAGACAGAACTCTTCTCTGGCTTTCAAAATTAGAGTCCCAGTGGTTATCATTGTGTGTTAATTTATTCTGCACAGTTGTACCCCTGCAGGAAGGGTTGGGAAGGTAGGATGAGGGGGCAGAGCTTCTAAAGGAACAAAAGTgaggattgtttgttttgttttgtttcatttgtaaaGTATCAGGGAAACTTTATTCAAAAGCAAATTGACAAGGAATGCAGATCAGAACTAAATATAATGCCACTCTTGACAGAGGGCCACACTCAAGGGTTCTCAAGGAGGCCACAGTGTTTTGTCTTGAAAATGTATGACATGTGGGTTCTGTACaaaatcagagaggaagaagggagagggataAGCTGAGTGCTGTGGTcgtgatttttcctttttcttactttcctaggcttttattttttttaaacctgtttaAAAACATTGCCTCTTGAAGTCTTGAAATAATTGCATTAGGGAACAACAGGCATGTCTAGCCTCCTCAGTTTGACTgctttatggtgtgtgtgcatgtgcatgtgcgtgcgtgcatgcgtgtgtgtgtgtgtgtgtgtgtgtgtgtgtgtgtgtatgtgtgtgtgtgtgttttcttctaagTAAGACTTCTGTTCTATACAGCTTCTCATAGGAACCTTGGTTTTTATCAGGGATACTTAATTGGACAACCTGAAAAGTCTTTAGTGGAATTTCTACTAAGTAACTAGAGCTAGGCAAGGCCAATTTGGATAGACAACTCTCCAGACATGAGGAGGAGGGCATTTTACCTTCAACTCCCCATCTGTGGATTTCACATAGCATTCTGTCATGGAGATTGCAAAGGACTCAGTTATatatcctcttctctcctcagaaGGAAGGCCATGCACAGTCGAGACTGGAGAAATCACAGCTCTGTAACTGAGTTTATCCTCTTGGGCTTCTCCAGAAACCCCAGAACCAACTggatccttttcttcctcttcctcttcctctacttATTTACAGTCCTGGGCAATGGGCTCATTGTTACCCTGATTAGGATAGATGCTCGTCTACACACAcctatgtacttcttcctcagtgtCCTCTCCCTGCTGGACCTCAGCTATGCTACCACAACAGTGCCCCAGATGTTGGCAATTCTAGTAAGCAAGAATAAGACCATCTCTTACACTGGGTGTGTAATCCAGATGTACATTTTCTTGACACTAGGCATCACTGAGACCTGGATTTTCGCAGCTATGGCCTATGACAGATATGTTGCTATATGTTATCCACTCCATTATGGAGTCAAGATGAGCCAAACCCTATGCATAATGCTGGTGGCCAGCTCTGCCCTTTGTGGTCTCATCTGTGCCCTTGTCTACACAGTCTTTGCAATGAATCTTCCCTACTGTGGCCCCAATGAGATCAACCACTTCTTTTGTGAAATCCCCGCTGTCTTGAAGTTGGCCTGTGCAGACACATCCCTCAATGACCAAGTGGACTTCATCCTGGGTTTCATCTTGCTTTTGATACCATTATCACTCATCCTAGCCTCATACATTCGTATCTTCATAGCCATTCTAAAGATCCGTTCCACTCAAGGGCGGATGAAGGCCTTCTCCACCTGTGCTTCACACATCACTGTGGTTACCATGTTCTGTATTCCATGCATGATCATGTACATGAGACCTGGTTCTGAAGCCTCCCCAGAAGATGACAAGAAGTTGGCCTTGTTCTATAATGTCATTTCTGCCTTTCTTAACCCCATTATTTACAGCCTCCGGAACAAGGATGTGAAGAGGGCTTTTCTCAAGTTAATTGGAAGGGGTGAGGACACTCAATAGGCCATGGAACAAGGCTGTCTGCAACGCCTCTGGTCCCTTGTGTTTGCCACCCACAGTTTTGCTGAAGTTCTTGGAGTAAATGAGAGAGGATGagggaaacacaagaaaaaactTTTCACATCAATTTGCTAATGGATACATTAGGAAAAGACTCAAAGAATTGTGCCCAAGATTTAGCCATATCATTGACCTTCTATGGCTTTGGAAAAGTCACATGGGTTTGGAACAGTCACCTCATTTTTTTGGGATTTAATTTTCAGTTGTCAAGTGTGTTTGATAATATGCATTATGTCCAAATGATACTAACATTACATTTGTGTAACAGTCACtagttgctttattttttttctttttcttttttgtggtggtttttatttcctcctccttttccttctcccctttctcctcctcctcttcatcctcttttTCTTGAGGTGGGGTCTCACTACATTGCctaggctggttttgaattcATATGCTTAAGTAATTAGATTCCTGGATGTCTGGAAATACAGATGTGTTCCCCCTGCCTGACTgataagtatttattattttaattcacaTGTTAACTCTAGAGGTGTGTTCTATCTCCTTCATACAAATAAAGAcactaaaacacaaaaacactaaATAATTTTCTGGGAATATTAATCAATAATAATTGACTAATAAATAATCAAGCTAGAAAGTGACATGGCTGGTTTGAACCTGGGGACTAGTTCCAAGGCCCAGGTTCTTATGTATTACACGATGTAACTCTGAAACATCCGAGAGAAAATCTGAGGCTTAGCTGAGACAATGAATGGCTATGACTGAGGCAAGATAAAAAGACTTAAGAATATTACTCtatctagctgggcatggtggtgcacacctttaatccagagtgctactctagaggcagaggtaggtggatctctgtgagtttgaggacagccttgtctacacagagagctctaggacagccagagttatatgatgagactttgtctcaaaaaaagaaaaagattcttaTTCTCATGTCATAACACCAGGGCAGATCATGGAGTCTagagctacactgagaaatcAACCCTTCCTCACCAGAGTTCTGCAGCATGAGCTAACAGTGCAATAGCAACGTCTCAATCCATGTTTCTTGGTGGGATGCGTTCCTCCTATGTCCATCCTCCTCGTTGTTTTGAGTTGATCAGCTCTGCTCTCAGACCTTCCCTTTTATGGGCCTCTCTCCCATTTCATCGTGTCTGCTCCAGTTGTAGCTTCCAGGCACACAGACTTTTACTTACAAAGGAAGTAAATTCAGATTCAACAAGTGATTTCCCCTTCAATTTTCTCTGCTGCCAAAGACAATGGGAAGGACCCTGGGCTTTGACCTTGGCTTAATTTATTGAGATCTAAAGAAAAACCAGTCACACTCTCTAGAATCCAGTCCTCTTCTGACTCAAAGGGGGATGGTGACACGTTCTATCAGCTGTCTAAAACTAGAAAATTGTTTTAGACCTCAAATGGGAAGAGGACTTTGCATTTAAATAATGATATGCATGACCACTCCAGAGCCATTCAACTATCAACAGAAGCTTGGGTTTCCCAACCTTGGATGTGAAGAACAGATTCATTGTCCAGTTAGGTGTTATGGGAACAGTAATGGTAGCAATTGAATGTACATACAGAGTCATGCTTCAgagaggggggcggggagagagagagagaagggggggcgAGAGTTTAATGGGACACACTCATGACATTAGCTGCCATATTAATTAGGAACCAAACCACTTCTGGCATTTCAAATCAAGTCAAATTTCTGTTaatagctggagagatgactcagtgatctagaacatttgctgctcttgcagaggacccaggttcaattcccagcacccacatggtggctcacaactatctgtaactccagtttcaggggatctgatgccctctcctggccactGAGGACACCAAGTAG
Coding sequences within:
- the LOC114709389 gene encoding olfactory receptor 2A5-like, giving the protein MHSRDWRNHSSVTEFILLGFSRNPRTNWILFFLFLFLYLFTVLGNGLIVTLIRIDARLHTPMYFFLSVLSLLDLSYATTTVPQMLAILVSKNKTISYTGCVIQMYIFLTLGITETWIFAAMAYDRYVAICYPLHYGVKMSQTLCIMLVASSALCGLICALVYTVFAMNLPYCGPNEINHFFCEIPAVLKLACADTSLNDQVDFILGFILLLIPLSLILASYIRIFIAILKIRSTQGRMKAFSTCASHITVVTMFCIPCMIMYMRPGSEASPEDDKKLALFYNVISAFLNPIIYSLRNKDVKRAFLKLIGRGEDTQ